Proteins co-encoded in one Gemmatimonadaceae bacterium genomic window:
- a CDS encoding ABC transporter permease, whose translation MVGSARGLRRSPGFAITAVSALGLGIGLATAVLTAANTLLVRRLPVAEQDRVVMLSGESRDRRVQNWPLSYADASEFAKRTRSLSRVASFVFPGALSVPVDVGGTMDRYGWALVSGDFFDLLGATPMLGRALRREDDVPGAPHVLLLSYHAWQDRFGGTPDIIGRTVLVPAYDMTFRIVGVMRQGLDFPRGVDAWSAERATVPGGDMANVQMDLVGRLAPTATAASAGDELSAFFAQSSGSKRLLLGEASPLSELSIGDVRAAIVAFAAAVGLLLLITCIDVANLLLVRGVGRAKEIAVRSALGASRARLVMHLLGESSLLAIGGGILGALVAAGALRVFVALAPPGFPRIDELHIDGAALALSALVTIGAMLLFAIAPAFLTTGVDAVEVLHSGHRHGDSRRVRRIADVLVTGQIVLSVVVLSAAALVARSLINLERADLALDSSRVLIAELSIRYREPAYDTVPKQLAAIERLVPAIAASPGVRAVSPVVAPPFSVVAWDGVPRREGQTVVDAKGNPVLNMELVAPSYFATFGIPILRGRAFTADDRPGATRVVMLSESAARSYWPGQNPIGRRLALGTAADSFSTVVGIVPDTRYRDLRVARPTIYFALAQSAFPFVPTSLAISTTGDPTSIIQSLRRVLRETTPGISIVRAAPFDSYTTGPLAQPRLDATLLLVFAGAALFLSAIGLFGVLATSVRQRTREIGVRLALGASPSGVASLVLRRALVIGGIGVVAGLTAVVWTNHWIASLLFGVSPTDTLTLAVVAAFVLAVAVLASLVPARLSASVDPIVALRAE comes from the coding sequence ATGGTCGGTAGCGCGCGCGGGCTACGCCGGTCTCCCGGATTCGCAATCACGGCGGTATCGGCGCTCGGACTCGGCATTGGCCTGGCCACCGCCGTACTCACCGCGGCCAACACGCTGCTCGTGAGGCGTCTCCCGGTCGCCGAGCAAGATCGCGTGGTGATGCTGTCGGGCGAATCGCGCGATCGGCGCGTGCAGAACTGGCCCTTGTCGTACGCTGACGCGAGCGAGTTCGCGAAACGCACGCGGTCGCTGTCCCGCGTCGCGTCTTTCGTCTTTCCGGGCGCTCTCAGTGTGCCGGTCGACGTCGGCGGAACGATGGACCGCTACGGTTGGGCGCTCGTGTCGGGCGACTTCTTTGATCTCCTGGGTGCGACGCCGATGCTCGGGCGCGCGCTGCGGCGCGAAGATGACGTTCCCGGAGCGCCGCACGTTCTCCTGCTGAGCTACCACGCATGGCAGGATCGCTTCGGCGGCACGCCGGACATCATCGGTCGCACGGTCCTGGTACCGGCGTACGACATGACGTTCAGGATCGTCGGGGTGATGCGACAGGGGCTCGATTTTCCCCGCGGCGTCGACGCGTGGAGCGCTGAACGCGCGACGGTTCCCGGCGGCGACATGGCGAACGTGCAGATGGATCTGGTGGGTCGTCTGGCGCCGACCGCCACAGCGGCGAGCGCGGGAGACGAATTGAGCGCATTCTTCGCCCAGTCTTCCGGATCGAAGCGCCTGCTGCTTGGCGAGGCGAGCCCGTTGTCTGAGCTCAGCATCGGCGACGTTCGCGCGGCGATCGTCGCGTTCGCGGCCGCGGTCGGGTTGCTGTTGTTGATCACCTGCATCGACGTCGCCAACCTGCTGCTGGTGCGCGGAGTCGGGCGGGCGAAGGAGATCGCGGTTCGCTCGGCGCTCGGCGCGAGCCGCGCGCGTCTCGTGATGCACCTGCTCGGCGAGTCGTCGCTGCTGGCGATCGGCGGCGGAATTCTCGGCGCGCTCGTGGCCGCCGGCGCTCTTCGCGTGTTCGTGGCACTGGCGCCGCCGGGGTTCCCGCGCATCGACGAGCTCCACATCGACGGAGCGGCGCTGGCGCTCAGCGCGTTGGTGACGATCGGCGCGATGCTCCTCTTCGCCATTGCTCCGGCGTTTCTCACGACCGGGGTCGACGCCGTCGAGGTCCTGCACTCTGGTCATCGTCATGGCGACAGCCGACGCGTTCGCCGGATTGCCGACGTGCTCGTCACCGGGCAAATCGTGCTCTCCGTCGTCGTGCTGTCGGCCGCGGCGCTCGTCGCGCGCAGCCTGATCAACCTCGAGCGAGCCGACCTGGCGCTCGATTCGTCGCGCGTGTTGATCGCGGAATTGTCGATTCGGTATCGAGAACCGGCATACGACACGGTGCCCAAGCAGCTCGCCGCGATCGAGCGACTGGTGCCGGCGATCGCGGCGAGCCCGGGGGTTCGTGCGGTGAGTCCGGTCGTGGCGCCTCCATTCTCGGTCGTCGCGTGGGACGGTGTTCCACGACGCGAGGGTCAAACGGTGGTGGACGCGAAGGGCAATCCGGTTCTCAACATGGAGCTCGTGGCGCCGTCGTATTTCGCGACGTTCGGAATTCCGATCCTGCGTGGGCGGGCGTTCACGGCCGACGACCGGCCGGGGGCCACGCGGGTGGTGATGCTCAGCGAGTCCGCGGCGCGCAGCTATTGGCCCGGGCAGAATCCGATCGGCCGGCGGTTGGCGCTGGGAACGGCGGCCGATTCGTTCTCGACCGTCGTCGGCATCGTGCCCGACACGCGCTACCGCGATCTGCGCGTTGCCCGCCCGACGATCTATTTCGCGCTCGCGCAATCGGCGTTTCCCTTCGTGCCGACATCGCTCGCCATCAGTACGACCGGCGATCCGACATCCATCATTCAGTCGCTGCGACGTGTGTTGCGGGAGACGACGCCGGGCATCTCGATCGTGCGGGCGGCTCCGTTCGATTCGTACACAACCGGGCCGCTCGCGCAGCCTCGTCTCGACGCGACGTTGCTGTTGGTGTTCGCCGGCGCCGCGCTCTTCTTGTCGGCGATCGGGTTGTTCGGCGTGCTCGCGACTTCGGTGCGGCAACGAACGCGCGAGATCGGGGTTCGACTGGCACTCGGCGCCTCACCGTCGGGTGTGGCGAGTCTGGTCCTCCGGCGTGCGCTGGTGATCGGCGGAATCGGCGTCGTCGCGGGGCTCACCGCGGTCGTCTGGACGAACCATTGGATCGCGTCGCTCCTGTTCGGCGTCAGTCCGACGGACACCCTGACTCTCGCGGTGGTTGCGGCGTTCGTGCTCGCGGTGGCCGTGCTTGCCAGCCTCGTTCCGGCGAGGCTCAGTGCGAGCGTCGATCCGATCGTCGCGCTGCGCGCGGAATGA
- a CDS encoding succinate dehydrogenase/fumarate reductase iron-sulfur subunit, giving the protein MATPPPPVTETKPKDAFTAAQAAQDAAAKHDVRTFKIWRGEKGKGDFVEYKQDVVEGMVVLDAVHEIQASQANDLACRWNCKAGKCGSCSAEINGMPKLMCMTRLSDLDATKPVTVEPMRAFPHVRDLVTDVSWNFEVKKKIQRFTPRPPDAADGTWRMDQKDVDRVQEFRKCIECFLCQDVCHVLRDHAKHDEFIGPRFLVYAAALEMHPLDVADRVPALRKEHGIGYCNITKCCTRVCPEHITITDNAIIPLKERVVDEFFDPIGKLVKIYSRRRQGT; this is encoded by the coding sequence ACGCCCCCACCCCCGGTTACGGAAACGAAGCCCAAGGACGCCTTTACCGCGGCGCAGGCGGCGCAGGACGCCGCGGCGAAGCACGACGTTCGCACGTTCAAGATCTGGCGCGGCGAAAAGGGAAAGGGCGACTTCGTCGAGTACAAACAGGACGTCGTCGAGGGGATGGTCGTGCTCGACGCCGTGCATGAGATCCAGGCGTCACAAGCGAACGACCTCGCCTGCCGCTGGAATTGCAAGGCGGGGAAATGCGGATCGTGCTCGGCCGAGATCAACGGCATGCCCAAGCTGATGTGCATGACGCGGCTGTCGGATCTCGACGCGACGAAGCCGGTGACGGTCGAGCCGATGCGCGCGTTCCCCCACGTGCGCGACCTCGTGACCGACGTGTCGTGGAACTTCGAGGTGAAAAAGAAGATCCAGCGGTTCACGCCGCGCCCGCCCGACGCGGCGGACGGCACGTGGCGGATGGATCAAAAGGACGTGGACCGCGTGCAGGAATTCCGGAAGTGCATCGAGTGCTTTCTGTGTCAGGACGTATGTCACGTCCTGCGCGATCACGCGAAGCACGACGAGTTCATCGGCCCGCGATTCCTCGTGTACGCCGCGGCGCTGGAGATGCATCCGCTCGACGTCGCCGACCGCGTGCCGGCGCTGCGCAAGGAGCACGGGATCGGCTACTGCAACATCACCAAGTGTTGCACGAGGGTCTGTCCCGAGCACATCACGATCACCGACAACGCGATCATTCCGCTCAAGGAGCGCGTGGTCGACGAGTTCTTCGATCCGATCGGGAAGCTGGTGAAGATCTATAGTAGGCGGCGACAGGGAACGTAG